GCTGCGCCGCGCCCCGCAGCAGTTCCCCTTTCCGGCCATGTCGGCGGAGACCGGTCCGGACATGATCAGTCGTCTCATGGCGCACGAGGAACTGCTGCGGACCAACACGGTCAGGTACAGCGCGGACGAGGTCGCGCACCTGGACGTGGACGCGTACTGGCAGCAGGCCGTCTTGCTGTTCGAGGCGTACCGCCAGATCCAGCACGACGACACCGACACGGTCAGCCGCGATGTCCTTGACGCCCTGCACCCCGGTCTGCGCTGGCTCCTCGGGCACAAATGGGCGGCGTGCGCGACTGCGGACGACGCCCGATGAGCCGGAAACCGGCGTCCGGTGCTGTGGTCACCGGGATCGACTTCGACCGCTGGGCCGTCATCCTGTGCAAGCCGGACGCGGTGGACCGCGGCCTGGTCGATGTCGTCCTCGACCGGATCGAAGGAGCGGGTGTCTCCGTCCGCGCCCGGACGGACCTGGTCGCGGAGCCGTGGCAGGCCCACGTTGCCTACCGCGACATGCTGTCCAACCCGGGGCGATTCCCTGCGGACCTGCCCACGCGCATTGATAACGCGTACGCGGGGCAACGTGTCACGGTCGCGCTGGCGCACGGCGGTCCCGACATCCACGCCCGCCTTCGGCGGCTGATAGGGCACACCGACCCCACGAAGGCCGTGGTCGGCACGATCCGCGGCGACCTCGGAAACGACAGCGTTGCGGCTGCCACCGGGGGAGGCCGGCTCGTGCGGAACCTCGTGCACACCTCCGACGATCCGGCCTCCGCCCGGCGGGACTTCGGCACCTGGTACGGGCCCGGACGGACCCTGAAGGTCTCCGACTTCGACCGTTGCTCGGTCATCCTGTGCAAGCCGGACGCGGTAGAGCGCGGCTTGGTCGATGCCGTCCTGGAGCGGATCGCCGCGACGGGCGCCACGGTCGCCAACCGGCAGGAGATCACCGTTCAGTCCTGGCAGGCGCACGTGCACTACTGGGATCTGCTGGTGGACCGCGACTGGTTCCCCGACCGGGATATCCCCGCCTGCCTGGACGAGACGTACGCCGGACGCAACGTCGCCGTCGCCATGGCCTACGGCGAGCCGGGCTTGCACACCCAACTCCGTGATTTGTTGGGGCACTTCGACCCGACCCTGGCCGCCCCCGGCACGATCCGCGGCGACCTGGGGGACGACAGCCTTACCGCCGCCCTCACCGAAAAGCGACTGGTGCGCAACCTCGTCCACACCAGCGACGACGCCGACGCGGCTCGACGCGACTTCGGCACCTGGTACGGCGCCGGTCGCCGTGACCTCCTCATTGCGGAACTGCCGACGCAGAACACGCCCGCCGACGCCTGGCCCCACCTGGAGACCTGATGAGCACTCCCACCATCGGAACCCGGCGCGCGCTGCCGTTCCTCACTCCCGAGACGATCGGCGGCCTGAAACAGGAACTCGCCGACGTGATCGAGTACCGCAAGTCGGGACTCTCGCTGAACTGGATCGTCGGCTGCCCGCTCGACTGCGGGTACTGCGTGCGCCACCTCTTCCAGAATTTCGACATGAAGGTCCCCCGCCGGCTGATGAGCGACGAGGAAGCCGTGCGCCGCCTCGTCGGGCACCGCTACTTCCGCCCGCACCAGACCCCGATCCAGCTCCTGAACCGGGCCACGGACCCGATGCTGCCCGCCGTCAAGCCCCACGTGTACAACGTGCTGCGCCAGCTCGACGAGCAGGGGCTGACCAACCATGTCCTGATCATCACCCGGTGGCGTGTCGACCTCGACGACTGCGCCGTCCTCAACAGCTTCACCAACCTGCGGCTCACGGTGCTGGTGACCCACTCGCACATCCAGGACGAGCGGATCGAGCCGGTGGACAGCAACATCGCCGCCGCGAGCCTGCGCACCCTCTACGAGAACGCCGAGCGGTACCGCACCGTCCTGTACTGGCGTCCCATCGTGCCCGGCCTCAACGACTCCGCGGCCGACATCGCCCGCGCCAAGGAGCTGTCCCAGTACGCGCACGCCACCGTCTTCACCGGCCTGTTCTTCCGCGAGGAGATCCTCGCGTACTACGAGGCCCACGGTCTGGAGATGCCGTACGAGGGCACCGCCCGGCGCAAGATCATGCCCGAGGCCGCGGAGCAGCGGATTCTCGACGCCTTCGAGCAGGACGCCTCCTGGGGAGCGCTGTTCCGCAAAACGTCCTGCGGTGTCGCCTACGCGCACGGGGAGGCCGACTACAACGGTCACTACGGCATCCGTGAGCTGTGCGACATCTGCCCGCCGGAGCAGATCGCGAAGTGCAAGGCGGCCTGGATCCAGCCGGACGCGAAGGCCGTCACGCAGGAGGCGCGCGAACTCGGTGCGACCGGCCCGATCGATGTCACCGAGCGTGCCATCGTCGTTGAGGGACTGGACGAGCCGCCGCGCTACTACCTCCAGCACGGATTCGGCTACCAGTGCCATGACCGAGCCAAGCCCCACCACTACCGCCGGCACGGCCGAGCCGACATCGGCTGGAAGTCGGAGGACGGAACACCAACCGCATGATCTTCTCCTCCTGGCCCGCGCTGTTCGTTGTCGACGTCGAGGGCAACGGCACCAATCCGCCCGACCTGGTCGAGGTGGCCGCACTTCCCGTACGTGACGGACAGCCCGACAAGAGCACCGCCGGAGCATGGCTGACCAAGCCGAAGAGGCCCGTCACGCCCTTCGCCGCTCGCGTACACGGCCTCACCAACCAGGTCCTGGAAGACAAGCCGGGCTGGGAGGAGATCAAGGGCGCGGTCCATGAACTGCTCGGCACTTCGTGGATCGCCGCCCACAACGCCCACGTGGACTACCGCGTCCTGTCCGCCCACCTGCCGCAGTGGCAGCCGACCGGAGTCATCGACACGCTTCGGCTGGCCAAGGCCACCTATCCCGACCTGCCGAAGTACAGCCTCGACGCCCTGCTCAAGCACACGACACCGGACCTGAGCGAAGCCCCCGGTCGGCGCCACCGCGCCGCCTTCGACGCCTACGCGACCGCCCAGCTCCTCATCACGATGGCCGACCGGTACGAGAGCTGGGATCAACTCGTGGCCGCCGCCGTCCCGCCCGGCCTTCCCGGCGCCCCCGAACCAGAACAGGAGCCCACCCTGTGGTGACGACCCCGACGAAGCTCATCCGCATCGGCGTGATGGGAACCCATTCCACCGGCAAGAGCCTACTGATGCGCCGCATCGAGATGGAGCTGCGCGGCCTGGACATCCCCGTCCAGCGCACCGGACATATCGGTCGACGGCTAGCGCTCGTGCCGCTGCCCAAGATGCAGCACCACACGGTGGAGTCCACCCGCTGGGTCCTGGCGACCGGCATCGCCGACGAGGTCGCCGCCGCGGCGCGCTCGGACGACGCCTCCGTGCGCATCGTCCTCGCGGACCGTGCCTGCTGGGACGCGCTCGCCTACTTCCGAGCCGCCCTCGAATGGCGCGGTGCATCCGCCCCACGCACCGACCGCGAAGCCCTGCACCGACTCGCCGCCGCCTACACTCCGTACGACCTGCTGTTCGCGACCGTCCTCGACCCGGACCTCCCCATCAAGCCGAAGCACGACTACGACGACCGTTACCGGGCGCTTGTCGACCACCACACCCACGCGCTCCTGCGCGAGGACGGGATCCCGCACGTCCGCGTTACCGGCGACGACGACAGCCAGACGTCGGCCATTGAACGCGCCCTCCAGCTCTGCGGCAGGGAGTCGCTGGTATGACCGTCACGCCGCCCGGCGGTTTCATCGAGATCGCCGGGAAGACCGTCTCCCGTCTCGGCTTCGGGACCATGCGCCTCACCGGCCCCGGCACTTGGGGCGACCCGGAAGATCGTGCACAGGCACTCACCGTGCTCCGCAACGCCGTGCACACCTTCGGCATCAGCCACATCGACACCGCCGACGCGTACGGCCCCCACACCGTCGAGCACCTGATCGAGGACGCGCTCTACCCCTACCCCGACCACGTCCTCATCGCGACCAAGGTCGGGTTCGCCCGGCCGGCCCCGAACATGTGGGTCCCGCACGGGCACCCGGTGTACCTGCGGGCCTGCGTCGAGGCGAGTCTCCGCCGGCTGCGCGTGGAACGCCTGGAGCTCTGCTACCTGCACCGCAACGACCCCGAAGTACCGCTCGCGGATCAGCTCGGCACCCTCGCGGCCCTCCGAGATGAGGGGAAGATCGGGCACATCGGAATCTCCAAGGTAACGCCGGAGGACTTCACCTTGGCTCGCAAGGCGGTCCCTGTCGCTGCGGTACAGAACGTCCTCAACATCCACGACCGCTACGACCCCGTCATGGAGATGTGCCGCGAGGCGGATATCCCCTACGTCCCCTACCGCCCGCTCGACGCCGGAGCCGCGGCGCCGGGCGGCAACGTCATCGCGGCTCTGTCTTGGCTGCTTTCCTGCGGCCCGCACATCGCCCCTATCCCCGGAACGAGCAACCCACGGCACCTGGACTCGATCGTCCAGGCCGTGAACGGAGGCAGCTGGACATGACGTCGGTCGCGGCTCCACCCGTACCGAAGCCACAAACGCGGACCCCATATGAGGACTGGCGCCCACCGATCATGGGTGTCAGCGTGCTGGCTCCGGTCGGCGCTACCGGCCTGGTCCTCCCACGCATGCCCGGCGGAGCGCTGGCGCTGCCGACGGGAACCGTCGAGAACGGGCAGAGCCCCGAGGAAGCGGCGCAAGCAGTGCTAACCGGCCTGCCTAAAGGTCTGCCGATCCGACGGCGAGTCGCCGTGAGCCAGGTGCAGATGAGACGCCGTAAGGTGATCACTCACCTCGTCGTGACCGCTCCCCTCACTGTCCGGGAAGCGAATTCCTTGGTCTACCGCGACGTACGTGCGGAGGTGCGAGTTCTGCCCACAGACCACGCGGTAGCCGCCCTCACGGAGAAGGCTCGGGCACGCGTTCTCATCGGCCTCCAGGCTCTCGCAATCGGAGCGATGGTCTACGTACAGGACGGCGAGATCCAGCGGATCGATTCGTTCCGAGCCGACTAATGTCTATTGTGAAAGTGCTGGTCGCAGCCACTCGTCGATGGCTGTGACCAACGCGGTCGCTTCGTAGCGGATGGCGGTTGTCGTACCGAGGGGCGAGTGCCCGGCAGCGCCGCTGATCCAGCACGCAACGGCATGTCGCCGCTGGAATTCGTTCTTGCCGATGGCCCGGCTTCCTTCGCGTACGCGGGGGCGACGCAGGCGACTACGTTGCCGCACAGAGCACTTGAGCGACTCATCCTCCGCTGCATGGCCCGCCATAATCACCGCGCCACTTGAAAGACCGCAGCAGCGACGACGGCACCGAGGATGGTACCGGCGATGACCTGGTTGCGAGTGTGGTCGCGGAGTTTCA
The sequence above is a segment of the Streptomyces griseoviridis genome. Coding sequences within it:
- a CDS encoding aldo/keto reductase, translated to MTVTPPGGFIEIAGKTVSRLGFGTMRLTGPGTWGDPEDRAQALTVLRNAVHTFGISHIDTADAYGPHTVEHLIEDALYPYPDHVLIATKVGFARPAPNMWVPHGHPVYLRACVEASLRRLRVERLELCYLHRNDPEVPLADQLGTLAALRDEGKIGHIGISKVTPEDFTLARKAVPVAAVQNVLNIHDRYDPVMEMCREADIPYVPYRPLDAGAAAPGGNVIAALSWLLSCGPHIAPIPGTSNPRHLDSIVQAVNGGSWT
- a CDS encoding radical SAM protein: MSTPTIGTRRALPFLTPETIGGLKQELADVIEYRKSGLSLNWIVGCPLDCGYCVRHLFQNFDMKVPRRLMSDEEAVRRLVGHRYFRPHQTPIQLLNRATDPMLPAVKPHVYNVLRQLDEQGLTNHVLIITRWRVDLDDCAVLNSFTNLRLTVLVTHSHIQDERIEPVDSNIAAASLRTLYENAERYRTVLYWRPIVPGLNDSAADIARAKELSQYAHATVFTGLFFREEILAYYEAHGLEMPYEGTARRKIMPEAAEQRILDAFEQDASWGALFRKTSCGVAYAHGEADYNGHYGIRELCDICPPEQIAKCKAAWIQPDAKAVTQEARELGATGPIDVTERAIVVEGLDEPPRYYLQHGFGYQCHDRAKPHHYRRHGRADIGWKSEDGTPTA
- a CDS encoding 3'-5' exonuclease, producing MIFSSWPALFVVDVEGNGTNPPDLVEVAALPVRDGQPDKSTAGAWLTKPKRPVTPFAARVHGLTNQVLEDKPGWEEIKGAVHELLGTSWIAAHNAHVDYRVLSAHLPQWQPTGVIDTLRLAKATYPDLPKYSLDALLKHTTPDLSEAPGRRHRAAFDAYATAQLLITMADRYESWDQLVAAAVPPGLPGAPEPEQEPTLW
- a CDS encoding AAA family ATPase — encoded protein: MTTPTKLIRIGVMGTHSTGKSLLMRRIEMELRGLDIPVQRTGHIGRRLALVPLPKMQHHTVESTRWVLATGIADEVAAAARSDDASVRIVLADRACWDALAYFRAALEWRGASAPRTDREALHRLAAAYTPYDLLFATVLDPDLPIKPKHDYDDRYRALVDHHTHALLREDGIPHVRVTGDDDSQTSAIERALQLCGRESLV
- a CDS encoding nucleoside-diphosphate kinase, with amino-acid sequence MSRKPASGAVVTGIDFDRWAVILCKPDAVDRGLVDVVLDRIEGAGVSVRARTDLVAEPWQAHVAYRDMLSNPGRFPADLPTRIDNAYAGQRVTVALAHGGPDIHARLRRLIGHTDPTKAVVGTIRGDLGNDSVAAATGGGRLVRNLVHTSDDPASARRDFGTWYGPGRTLKVSDFDRCSVILCKPDAVERGLVDAVLERIAATGATVANRQEITVQSWQAHVHYWDLLVDRDWFPDRDIPACLDETYAGRNVAVAMAYGEPGLHTQLRDLLGHFDPTLAAPGTIRGDLGDDSLTAALTEKRLVRNLVHTSDDADAARRDFGTWYGAGRRDLLIAELPTQNTPADAWPHLET